The following coding sequences lie in one Terriglobia bacterium genomic window:
- a CDS encoding TonB-dependent receptor produces MKTFINRSTALLATLIFCAMSTLFAQSPPGKLSGTVKDAKGTLVPGVTVTATQIETGKKYETYSNDDGQFVFAGLPGGTYRVDAEIISLPKAAQDGINVVSLQEAHVDLVLGRVQLKPKVEGVPGAEKSEPGKNPNTQRPGPPPSRPGQAAGSTPGNRRQLPPNFQNLTLLTNPDVADVTQSAPAAAGGENGGMGLGPDSGGQNVAENFLINGSVNTGAFQLTQNGPGDMGDADRMERVREFMRNADPALLDRIQQMAGAGGFGGFGGGPGFGGGGRMGGPGGPGGGGRGGFGGFGGRNARVNKIQGNFFMNYRNSVFDAKPYSFQGVDQSRPSYIRNNFGGSVGGPLNIPHVYKSRDRTSFFFNWQSQRSKDPFATTTTVPTLAERNGDFSQTVFATGPNAGQIIPIFDPQSPVQSRQQFPNNQIPLNRIDPAAQGLLKFIPLPNLPGQSLNFHFEQSLSDITDNFSGRIDHKLTNKDNLSFSYNFRRSDSLSSQGYPDLSSTTSSRGQNFSASYTHTFNDRLLNEVRYQFNRLRFSVLNNFAFVNDVAGQLGITGASSSPIDFGPPTVSFTNFGPLSLNSPVLRRNQTSHISDNLTVIRGKHSLRFGFEFRRIELNTTGGVNGRGNFVFSGFSTAAFDPQGQALANTGFDLADFLLGLPQSTSLRFGGDNVYFRSNVYAGYIQDNWRVKPRLTLSLGLRYEIFTPLTEKFDRIANLDIAPNFTDASAVLPGQTGPFFGVFPQSLINGDYNNLSPRFGFAWRPFAKKRTVVRGSYGIFFIPSIYNQLYPQLASQPPFAVTSQLLTSPQSVLTLENGFPLNPNPGVTIRNSFAVDPNYQVGYVQQWNLLIQHELTRSFVVSVGYLGTKGTKLDLLRAPNRAAPGSSLTTQERLQIGNAEGFLYDTSGASSIFHALQVRVQRRMTKGFAVQGMYIFGKSIDDASSIGGAGGGTVVQDENNLRADRGLSSFDVRHRVILNGTYEFPFGDRKRWLSKRSFLADILGDWQASANAIVQSGNYYTPRVLGSAINNSGTGANQSERSDYNGLPISLPPDQQTIDHFFNTVAFLDPPPGSFGDAGRNIIPGPGLVNLNMALNKIIRTRWEGKRIEFRTQIQNVFNHPNFTGLNTVVDSTNFGRLTSTRGMRTVEFNLRFRF; encoded by the coding sequence ATGAAGACATTCATCAATCGGTCGACTGCACTCTTGGCCACACTGATCTTCTGCGCGATGTCAACTCTTTTTGCCCAAAGCCCTCCTGGCAAGCTTTCCGGAACGGTGAAAGACGCCAAAGGGACGCTGGTCCCCGGTGTCACGGTGACCGCCACGCAGATCGAAACCGGGAAGAAGTATGAAACCTATTCCAACGACGACGGTCAGTTCGTGTTTGCAGGCCTGCCCGGCGGAACTTACCGGGTCGACGCTGAAATCATTTCTCTCCCCAAGGCAGCCCAGGATGGAATCAATGTCGTGAGTCTTCAAGAGGCCCATGTTGACCTCGTGCTGGGTCGTGTTCAGTTGAAGCCGAAAGTTGAGGGCGTACCGGGCGCGGAGAAGTCCGAACCAGGCAAGAACCCCAACACGCAGCGCCCCGGACCTCCACCGTCGCGGCCCGGACAAGCGGCGGGCTCAACGCCTGGCAATCGACGGCAGCTTCCTCCTAACTTCCAGAATCTGACCCTCCTTACCAACCCCGATGTGGCCGATGTGACCCAGTCTGCGCCGGCAGCCGCGGGAGGTGAAAACGGAGGAATGGGCTTGGGTCCGGACTCCGGGGGACAGAATGTTGCGGAAAACTTTCTAATCAATGGTTCGGTGAATACAGGGGCCTTCCAACTCACTCAAAACGGACCGGGAGACATGGGGGATGCCGACCGCATGGAGCGGGTGCGCGAATTCATGCGCAATGCGGACCCGGCGTTACTGGATCGCATTCAACAGATGGCCGGCGCCGGCGGCTTTGGCGGGTTCGGCGGCGGTCCCGGATTTGGCGGAGGAGGGCGGATGGGCGGCCCGGGCGGACCCGGGGGAGGCGGTCGCGGCGGGTTTGGCGGGTTCGGTGGACGCAACGCCCGCGTCAACAAGATCCAGGGAAATTTCTTCATGAATTACCGCAACTCCGTCTTTGACGCCAAGCCGTATTCCTTTCAGGGAGTCGATCAATCCCGCCCGTCCTATATCCGGAACAATTTTGGCGGCTCCGTCGGCGGCCCGTTGAATATCCCGCACGTCTACAAATCGCGGGACCGCACTTCTTTCTTTTTCAATTGGCAGTCACAGCGGAGCAAGGATCCGTTCGCAACCACGACGACGGTGCCGACACTGGCGGAACGCAACGGCGATTTCTCGCAGACGGTGTTTGCGACGGGCCCCAACGCGGGGCAGATCATTCCCATTTTCGATCCCCAAAGCCCGGTACAAAGCCGTCAACAGTTCCCCAACAACCAAATCCCTCTGAATCGTATTGATCCGGCAGCCCAGGGCCTGCTGAAGTTCATCCCGTTGCCCAACCTCCCCGGGCAGTCCTTGAACTTCCATTTTGAGCAAAGCCTCTCCGACATCACCGACAATTTCAGCGGCCGGATTGACCACAAGCTCACTAACAAAGACAATCTTTCGTTCAGCTACAATTTTCGCCGCAGCGATTCATTGTCCTCACAAGGTTATCCCGATTTATCCTCCACCACCTCCTCCCGGGGACAGAACTTCTCGGCCTCCTATACCCATACCTTTAATGACCGGCTGCTCAACGAGGTCCGCTACCAGTTCAACCGGCTGCGTTTTTCGGTGCTGAACAACTTCGCCTTTGTCAATGATGTCGCCGGCCAGCTGGGGATCACCGGCGCTTCGAGCAGCCCAATCGACTTCGGCCCGCCGACCGTGAGCTTCACCAACTTCGGTCCGCTCTCGCTCAACAGCCCCGTGCTCCGCCGGAACCAGACGTCCCATATTTCCGACAATCTCACCGTCATTCGCGGAAAGCACAGTCTACGATTTGGGTTTGAGTTTCGCCGCATCGAGCTCAACACCACGGGTGGCGTCAATGGCCGGGGAAACTTCGTGTTCAGCGGATTTTCGACGGCCGCCTTTGACCCCCAAGGCCAGGCCCTCGCCAACACCGGATTTGATCTCGCGGATTTTCTCCTGGGACTGCCCCAATCGACGAGTCTCCGGTTTGGGGGCGACAATGTATATTTTCGGTCAAACGTCTACGCCGGGTATATTCAAGACAACTGGCGTGTGAAACCCCGATTGACCCTCAGCCTGGGACTGCGCTACGAGATTTTCACACCTCTGACGGAGAAATTTGACCGCATCGCGAATCTGGATATCGCTCCCAACTTCACCGACGCCTCGGCCGTCCTGCCCGGCCAGACCGGCCCTTTTTTCGGGGTGTTCCCGCAATCATTGATCAACGGCGATTATAACAATCTGTCTCCGCGCTTCGGCTTTGCCTGGCGCCCGTTTGCCAAGAAGAGGACCGTGGTGCGCGGCAGTTACGGCATCTTTTTTATCCCTTCGATTTACAACCAGCTCTATCCGCAGCTGGCCAGTCAGCCCCCTTTTGCGGTAACGTCTCAACTGCTGACTTCACCGCAAAGCGTGCTGACCCTTGAGAACGGATTCCCTCTGAATCCCAATCCGGGCGTGACCATACGAAACTCGTTTGCGGTGGATCCCAATTACCAGGTGGGGTACGTGCAGCAGTGGAACCTCCTCATCCAGCATGAGCTGACCCGCAGTTTTGTCGTCTCGGTGGGATACCTGGGAACCAAGGGGACCAAGCTCGATCTGTTGCGGGCGCCCAACCGGGCCGCCCCAGGGTCTTCGCTGACGACCCAGGAGCGTCTCCAGATCGGCAACGCCGAAGGGTTTCTGTATGACACCTCCGGAGCCTCCTCGATTTTCCATGCCCTTCAAGTCCGCGTCCAGCGTCGCATGACGAAGGGATTTGCCGTGCAGGGAATGTACATTTTCGGGAAATCGATCGATGACGCCTCTTCCATCGGTGGCGCGGGCGGAGGCACGGTGGTTCAGGATGAAAACAACCTTCGCGCCGATCGCGGTCTCTCCAGCTTTGACGTCCGGCACCGGGTGATCCTCAACGGCACCTATGAATTTCCTTTCGGGGACCGCAAGCGCTGGCTGAGCAAACGAAGCTTCCTCGCCGACATCCTGGGGGACTGGCAAGCGAGTGCCAATGCCATCGTTCAGTCAGGAAATTATTACACACCGCGTGTCCTGGGCAGCGCGATCAACAACAGCGGCACCGGGGCCAACCAATCAGAGCGGTCCGATTACAACGGGCTCCCGATTTCACTCCCGCCCGACCAGCAAACGATCGATCATTTTTTTAACACGGTGGCTTTCCTGGATCCCCCTCCCGGGAGTTTTGGGGACGCGGGGCGCAATATCATTCCGGGTCCCGGGCTGGTGAATCTGAACATGGCACTGAACAAGATTATTCGCACCCGGTGGGAGGGAAAGCGGATCGAATTTCGCACTCAAATTCAGAATGTGTTCAATCATCCCAACTTTACCGGGCTGAACACAGTTGTGGACTCGACCAACTTTGGACGCCTGACCTCGACGCGCGGAATGCGAACCGTGGAGTTCAATTTGAGATTCAGATTTTGA
- a CDS encoding VWA domain-containing protein produces the protein MRKLITPILLFALVLNPASTLLPQVQSGAKFKVYSDLVLVDVAVTDKKGNPIRNLGKKDFHVFEDGVEQSIEVFRFEDISQFQADRDKEPAPAPPVPAAAPPPVQKTLASQKTDAARFSNRRLIVMMFDLSSLDVPDAIFARKSAEEFIHTKISPADLVAVVVMAATLRVAQDFTSDQNLLIAALNKLKLGQSSELVAQGATDTTSGDITGTAENTNEDTSDAYALDETQFNIFNTDRKLMAIESVANMLKDLPEKKSLIHFSSGLQTTGIENQSQLVATVNAANRSNMSIYAVDARGLIATPAGGDASHGGTGGTAMFSGASQRSGLSNIDAAQETLTTLSEDTGGRAFLDTNDLGQVFDQVQNDTNTYYLLGYYSNNTKHDGRFRKIKVTVDEADTKIRFRPGYFAPKEFGQFTKSEREHQLDEAINTDSPFTDLPFILGAYSFKAEDPQNPKNNQMFVPVSLRLPSSDVPFAAKKDRKEADFDFVGQVRDPARGDAMVSYVRDVIHLKLDDATYSRIAAGGSIQYDTGFYLRPGNYKMKFLIREDQTGKMGSFEQSLAVPDLSKQTLKMSSVILSSQLQPVDQQASMVRKNARDSLLQEQDKIANPLIQDQKKIVPNVGHVFSPKQTLYVFFQVYQPGVDPEKKRPHVDLALLFFKNGKKFYETPEYEVAQFKGTSSDVVDCNFSVPLSQLTRGRYTLQLVVTDRIADTHIYQRLPFVVR, from the coding sequence ATGCGCAAGCTCATCACACCGATCCTCCTTTTCGCCCTGGTACTGAATCCGGCTTCGACCTTGTTGCCCCAGGTGCAGTCGGGTGCGAAGTTCAAGGTATACAGCGACCTGGTGCTCGTGGATGTGGCAGTCACCGACAAAAAGGGAAATCCCATCCGGAATCTGGGCAAAAAGGATTTTCACGTCTTTGAAGATGGCGTTGAACAGTCGATTGAGGTCTTTCGATTCGAGGATATTTCCCAGTTCCAAGCCGACCGGGATAAGGAACCTGCCCCCGCGCCTCCTGTCCCTGCCGCTGCCCCGCCGCCCGTTCAGAAAACCCTGGCATCCCAGAAGACGGACGCGGCCCGGTTTTCCAACCGCCGGCTGATCGTGATGATGTTCGACCTGTCTTCTCTCGACGTCCCCGATGCCATCTTTGCGCGCAAATCCGCGGAAGAATTCATCCACACGAAAATCTCACCGGCTGATCTGGTCGCGGTGGTCGTCATGGCGGCCACCCTGCGCGTAGCGCAGGACTTTACCAGCGACCAGAATCTCCTGATCGCCGCTCTGAACAAGCTGAAACTCGGCCAGAGCTCCGAGCTTGTCGCCCAGGGCGCCACCGATACCACGTCGGGCGACATTACCGGGACCGCCGAAAACACGAATGAAGACACCTCCGACGCCTACGCCCTCGACGAGACCCAGTTCAATATTTTCAATACGGATCGAAAGCTCATGGCGATTGAGTCCGTGGCCAACATGCTCAAAGATCTCCCGGAGAAGAAATCGCTGATCCATTTTTCGAGCGGCCTGCAAACCACAGGCATTGAGAATCAGTCCCAGCTGGTGGCGACGGTGAATGCGGCCAATCGCTCCAACATGTCGATCTATGCAGTGGATGCGCGAGGACTCATCGCCACACCGGCGGGCGGGGACGCCAGTCATGGGGGCACGGGGGGCACGGCCATGTTCAGCGGCGCCTCACAGCGCTCCGGTCTCAGCAATATCGACGCAGCCCAGGAGACGTTGACCACGCTCTCCGAAGACACGGGAGGACGGGCGTTTCTCGATACCAACGACCTGGGGCAGGTGTTCGACCAGGTTCAAAACGACACCAACACGTATTACCTGCTCGGCTATTATTCCAACAACACCAAGCACGACGGGCGCTTTCGCAAGATCAAGGTCACCGTGGATGAAGCGGACACCAAGATCCGGTTCCGCCCCGGTTATTTTGCCCCCAAGGAATTCGGCCAATTCACCAAGTCGGAACGTGAACATCAGCTGGATGAGGCCATCAATACCGACAGCCCGTTCACCGATCTTCCCTTCATCCTGGGCGCTTATTCCTTCAAGGCGGAAGATCCCCAGAACCCGAAGAACAACCAGATGTTTGTTCCTGTCTCCTTGCGGCTCCCGTCAAGCGATGTCCCTTTTGCGGCGAAGAAAGACCGCAAGGAGGCCGATTTTGATTTTGTGGGACAGGTGCGGGACCCGGCGCGCGGAGACGCCATGGTAAGTTACGTCCGGGATGTCATTCATCTGAAGCTGGATGACGCCACGTATTCCCGCATTGCGGCGGGGGGATCCATCCAGTACGACACCGGATTTTATCTGCGGCCCGGGAATTACAAGATGAAGTTCCTGATCCGGGAGGACCAGACTGGGAAGATGGGTTCGTTTGAACAGAGCCTGGCGGTTCCGGACCTCAGCAAACAGACCCTGAAGATGAGCTCCGTCATCCTGAGCAGCCAGTTACAGCCTGTCGACCAGCAGGCCTCGATGGTCCGCAAAAACGCAAGAGACTCCCTGCTCCAGGAGCAGGATAAGATTGCGAATCCGCTCATCCAGGACCAGAAGAAAATTGTTCCAAACGTCGGTCACGTGTTCTCGCCCAAACAGACCCTCTACGTTTTCTTCCAGGTGTACCAGCCCGGTGTCGACCCCGAGAAGAAGAGGCCCCACGTGGACCTGGCATTGCTTTTTTTCAAAAACGGAAAGAAGTTTTATGAAACGCCGGAATACGAGGTCGCCCAATTCAAGGGCACTTCATCGGACGTGGTGGACTGCAACTTCTCAGTCCCGCTGTCGCAGTTGACCCGGGGACGATATACGCTGCAGCTGGTCGTGACCGACCGCATTGCAGACACTCACATTTACCAGCGGCTGCCGTTCGTAGTTAGGTGA
- a CDS encoding aminotransferase class I/II-fold pyridoxal phosphate-dependent enzyme: protein MKNQHSLFTLAVHAGEERRGKFAPVATPIVQTSTFVFPSSREVQRFSEGKSKAFMYTRYGNPTLQAAEVKMAALEGGEAALVAASGMAAISTAALALLRSGDEILSSRNIYGGTFHFFNHVLPKFGIRTRFFSGDDLDSVERLLTPQSRLLYIETPANPVMQVIDLRRAAQLARKHRMLLMVDSTFATPLLQRPLELGADVVMHSVTKYLGGHSDIIGGVLVGNKKMIGKIRDMMKRLGGIMDPAAAFLLLRGMKTLPVRVERQCESAMTIARWMEKHPRFSKVHYPGLKSSPYHALARKQMHGLFGGMIAADLRGGRPAAMRFADRLRIIQNAASLGGVESLISLPVLTSHWGFSAEQLRSVGITEGTVRLSIGLEDAKDLIEDIEQALG from the coding sequence ATGAAAAATCAACACTCGTTGTTCACCCTTGCCGTTCACGCCGGAGAGGAGCGTCGTGGCAAGTTCGCTCCGGTCGCGACTCCCATCGTTCAGACCTCCACGTTTGTTTTTCCCAGCAGCCGCGAGGTGCAGCGGTTCTCCGAGGGGAAGAGCAAAGCGTTCATGTACACCCGCTACGGAAATCCGACGCTTCAGGCGGCCGAGGTCAAAATGGCTGCCCTCGAAGGAGGAGAGGCGGCCCTGGTGGCGGCCTCAGGCATGGCTGCAATCTCCACCGCTGCCCTCGCCTTGCTTCGCTCTGGGGACGAAATCCTTTCCAGCCGGAACATTTACGGGGGGACGTTTCATTTTTTTAATCACGTCTTGCCGAAGTTTGGCATCCGCACGCGTTTTTTTTCGGGGGATGATTTGGATTCGGTGGAGCGCTTGCTGACTCCCCAGTCGCGGCTCCTTTATATTGAAACGCCCGCGAACCCGGTCATGCAGGTTATTGACTTGCGCCGCGCGGCCCAGTTGGCCCGAAAACACCGCATGCTCTTGATGGTCGATTCCACTTTTGCCACCCCCCTCTTACAGCGCCCGCTTGAATTGGGAGCCGACGTGGTGATGCACAGTGTGACTAAATACCTGGGCGGGCACAGCGATATTATCGGTGGGGTACTGGTGGGGAACAAGAAAATGATTGGCAAGATCCGCGACATGATGAAACGGCTGGGCGGGATCATGGATCCGGCCGCGGCTTTCCTTTTGCTGCGGGGGATGAAGACTTTGCCGGTCCGTGTCGAGCGGCAATGCGAGAGTGCCATGACGATTGCCCGCTGGATGGAAAAACATCCGCGCTTCTCGAAAGTCCACTATCCGGGATTGAAGTCCAGTCCCTATCATGCACTGGCGAGGAAGCAGATGCACGGCCTGTTCGGGGGAATGATCGCCGCCGACCTGCGGGGCGGCCGTCCCGCGGCCATGCGATTTGCGGACCGTTTGAGGATCATCCAAAACGCCGCGAGCCTGGGAGGCGTGGAATCGCTGATTTCACTCCCCGTGTTGACTTCTCACTGGGGCTTCTCGGCCGAACAACTTCGCTCTGTCGGCATCACGGAAGGGACCGTCCGGCTGTCAATTGGTCTCGAAGACGCGAAGGATTTGATTGAGGATATTGAGCAGGCGTTGGGGTGA
- a CDS encoding efflux RND transporter periplasmic adaptor subunit, whose translation MRKYYYIIAIVAFALVIVIGFKYSNGTSKAEGLREATVTLGDIDDHMAARGRVEGISEEIKVTSKLAGRLKEVRVEEGNHLKQGDVIAVLENDDLLAAVHAAEAQLKDAEARLEKVLNGARPQERDEARASMEEARAAEENTRSLYDRWSTLYKQGGYVSKERVEEVESNWKMAKGRFDAATERYRLITAPPRREDVDMARAQTANARAQLEASRVNYENSFIQAPIAGVVLKKYLKPGESIIAFDRSSAPVISMTDDSVLRVRAEVDETDVNKIRLGQRAAITADAYGSRIFQGAVVRIGNSIGKKNIHTDDPTEKVDTEILETLIQLDPNERIQIGLRVDVRIQVAKKDRVLLLRRAAIRADAAGQSMVSLQGNSAEHNHRVQVGVCDGLNCEIVSGLKEGEKVLY comes from the coding sequence ATGAGGAAGTATTACTACATCATCGCGATTGTTGCCTTTGCGCTCGTCATCGTCATCGGGTTCAAGTACTCCAATGGCACGAGCAAAGCGGAAGGACTGCGCGAAGCCACCGTCACCCTGGGCGATATTGACGATCATATGGCGGCGCGGGGACGTGTGGAAGGGATCTCGGAAGAAATTAAGGTGACCTCGAAGCTGGCGGGCCGGTTGAAGGAAGTGCGCGTCGAAGAGGGCAACCACCTCAAGCAGGGAGATGTCATCGCCGTCCTCGAAAATGACGATCTCCTGGCTGCAGTTCACGCCGCTGAGGCGCAGCTGAAGGATGCTGAAGCTCGACTCGAGAAAGTCCTGAACGGGGCGCGCCCGCAGGAGCGCGATGAGGCACGAGCCTCGATGGAGGAAGCCCGTGCGGCGGAAGAAAACACCCGTTCTCTCTACGATCGCTGGTCGACGCTCTACAAACAGGGCGGCTATGTTTCGAAGGAGCGGGTTGAAGAGGTCGAAAGCAACTGGAAGATGGCCAAAGGAAGATTTGACGCGGCCACGGAGCGCTACCGGCTGATCACCGCCCCTCCCCGTCGCGAGGATGTCGATATGGCCCGGGCACAAACGGCCAACGCACGCGCGCAGCTCGAGGCCAGCCGGGTGAACTACGAGAACTCATTTATCCAGGCGCCCATTGCCGGGGTGGTCTTGAAGAAGTATTTGAAACCGGGTGAATCCATCATCGCGTTCGACCGTTCCAGCGCCCCGGTGATTTCGATGACCGATGATTCCGTGCTTCGCGTGCGCGCCGAGGTGGATGAAACCGATGTGAACAAGATCCGGTTGGGTCAGCGCGCGGCCATTACTGCCGACGCCTACGGGTCCCGGATCTTTCAAGGCGCCGTCGTGCGGATCGGTAATTCAATCGGCAAGAAAAACATCCATACTGACGACCCCACCGAGAAGGTGGACACCGAGATCCTGGAAACCCTCATTCAGTTGGACCCAAACGAGCGAATTCAGATTGGCTTGCGGGTGGATGTCCGCATCCAGGTTGCAAAGAAGGACCGGGTTCTCCTCCTCCGGCGCGCGGCGATCCGGGCCGATGCAGCAGGCCAATCGATGGTTTCACTCCAAGGTAACTCCGCAGAGCACAACCACCGCGTCCAGGTGGGTGTTTGTGATGGCTTGAATTGCGAAATCGTGAGCGGGCTGAAGGAAGGCGAAAAGGTCCTGTATTGA
- a CDS encoding ABC transporter ATP-binding protein has translation MPPLVELNDVTRIYNEGTSSEVVAVSHVNLRIETGRFVILMGPSGSGKTTLLMLLGGLLKPTSGTVSLLGTEISRLSEKELPYVRRRQIGFIFQGFNLFPALTAVENVEATLNVKEVRGQKAEDQAKALLEKVGLSARMHHLPEDLSGGEKQRVAVARALAGEPPIILADEPTAALDSKTGRAIVGLLKELSQRENRLVFVVSHDNRILDYADEILYMNDGMLLSHENEEASARFRKQIMSSGPPPVSG, from the coding sequence ATGCCGCCACTGGTCGAATTAAATGATGTCACCCGGATTTATAACGAAGGAACCTCCTCCGAGGTTGTCGCGGTCAGCCATGTCAACCTGCGGATCGAGACGGGGCGGTTTGTCATCCTGATGGGGCCCTCCGGGAGCGGGAAAACCACGTTGCTGATGCTGTTGGGCGGCCTGTTGAAACCCACCTCGGGGACCGTCTCTCTGCTTGGAACCGAGATCAGTCGACTCAGTGAGAAGGAATTGCCTTACGTGCGACGCCGGCAAATCGGATTTATTTTCCAGGGATTCAACCTGTTCCCGGCGCTGACGGCAGTGGAGAATGTGGAAGCCACGCTGAACGTCAAGGAAGTGCGGGGGCAGAAGGCGGAGGACCAGGCAAAGGCCCTGTTGGAAAAGGTGGGGTTGTCGGCGCGGATGCACCATCTGCCCGAGGATTTGAGCGGCGGAGAGAAGCAGCGGGTGGCGGTGGCACGGGCGTTGGCCGGAGAGCCGCCCATTATTCTCGCGGATGAACCCACCGCCGCACTGGATTCAAAGACCGGTCGCGCCATCGTGGGTCTGCTCAAGGAGCTTTCCCAGAGGGAGAATCGCCTCGTGTTCGTGGTCAGTCACGACAATCGCATCCTCGATTACGCGGATGAGATCCTATACATGAATGACGGGATGTTGCTGTCGCACGAAAACGAAGAGGCTTCAGCCCGCTTCCGGAAACAGATCATGTCGTCTGGCCCGCCGCCGGTTTCCGGATAG
- a CDS encoding ABC transporter permease, protein MVSIARKNLFRDKLRFVIALVGIQFAVVLITIQAGVFLRFLINASVLIDHAHADIWITARNLSNFEFGRAYSDKVYYLTQKVNGVNWAEKYILTFSLWKRPSGGQESVELVGFDPETMNGSPWQVIEGSIYDVKYLDQVMVDEADLARLGNPRVGDYIEIRGTKARIIGLTRGAKSFTQTPFVFTSFENAIRLSFLSRGQTVYVLVKVAPGYTVPDVQRRLQEVLPDNDVYTRQQFSNKSRQYWMVSTGAGLALLASALMGLVIGTIIVGQTIYASTIEHIKEFGTLKAIGASNADIYLIIIKQALINSVIGFSTGMIIAQGVIRLMRQGGLDVLMPWQMMIGIFAVTVMMCISSSFISIFKITRIDPALVFKS, encoded by the coding sequence ATGGTGTCGATTGCCCGAAAGAACCTGTTCCGCGACAAACTGCGGTTCGTCATCGCGCTGGTGGGAATCCAGTTTGCCGTGGTCCTCATCACCATCCAGGCAGGGGTATTCCTGCGGTTCCTCATCAATGCTTCGGTGCTGATTGACCATGCCCATGCCGATATCTGGATCACGGCCCGGAACCTGTCCAACTTTGAATTCGGGCGCGCTTATTCCGACAAAGTGTATTACTTGACTCAAAAGGTAAACGGGGTCAATTGGGCGGAGAAGTACATCCTGACGTTTTCACTTTGGAAGCGGCCCAGCGGCGGGCAGGAATCGGTGGAATTGGTGGGCTTCGATCCGGAGACGATGAACGGGTCTCCCTGGCAGGTCATTGAAGGAAGCATATATGATGTGAAGTACCTGGATCAGGTGATGGTGGATGAGGCGGACCTGGCGCGGCTGGGCAATCCCCGAGTGGGGGATTACATTGAAATCCGAGGCACAAAAGCCCGCATCATCGGATTGACGCGAGGGGCCAAGTCGTTTACCCAGACCCCGTTTGTGTTCACTTCCTTTGAGAACGCCATTCGCCTCTCGTTCCTCAGCCGCGGGCAGACGGTCTATGTCCTTGTGAAAGTTGCGCCCGGATACACCGTTCCCGATGTTCAACGACGCCTGCAAGAGGTTCTGCCCGACAACGATGTATATACTCGCCAGCAGTTTTCGAACAAGTCACGGCAGTATTGGATGGTTTCGACCGGTGCAGGGCTTGCCTTGCTCGCTTCCGCCCTGATGGGATTAGTGATTGGGACCATCATCGTGGGCCAGACGATTTACGCATCAACCATTGAACATATTAAGGAGTTTGGAACGCTGAAGGCCATCGGCGCCTCCAATGCCGACATTTATCTCATCATCATTAAACAGGCGTTGATCAATTCGGTCATTGGATTCTCCACGGGCATGATTATCGCCCAGGGTGTGATTCGACTGATGCGCCAGGGGGGACTCGATGTACTGATGCCCTGGCAGATGATGATCGGGATTTTTGCGGTCACGGTCATGATGTGTATCAGCTCCTCGTTTATCTCAATTTTCAAGATCACCCGGATTGATCCGGCCCTGGTCTTCAAGAGTTAG